The Solanum lycopersicum chromosome 6, SLM_r2.1 genome has a window encoding:
- the LOC101250307 gene encoding uncharacterized protein isoform X1 translates to MVISILYNFPGPMTLILNYQFKPRIFHPFGLISFININTISAHKNGVFLNKFSESSNHTWSPIMTTDTTTLSYWLNWRFLICSILILAAMVVSLLLIWKYDCSSKYRKENGQKKATFLCKDDVWKTCYKAIHPNWLLAYRLIAFSILLSLLTADVVLHGVRILYFYTQWTFTLVTVYFLLGSSLSIRGCLQPCNGGSGASTGGVDTERGTYIAPVPENLSVLIESNGLNSHGEPHDHWGLALQIIFQMTAGAIVLTDCVFWLVIYPFLTDKNYKLHFLAVCMHSVNAICLLGDVFLNRLQFPFFRLAYFVLWTCVFVIFQWILHMFVSLRWPYPFLDLSSQYAPLWYFAVGILHLPCYGIFAILIRTKTCCLSRLFVS, encoded by the exons ATGGTGATTTCGATATTGTATAACTTCCCTGGACCCATGACTTTAATTCTCAACTACCAATTTAAACCACGCATATTCCACCCCTTTGGTCTCATATCCTTTATCAATATAAACACAATTTCAGCTCACAAAAATGGCGTTTTCTTGAACAAATTTTCTG AATCTTCAAATCATACTTGGTCACCAATTATGACAACAGATACAACAACTCTGAGTTATTGGCTGAACTGGAGATTCTTAATATGTTCAATATTGATATTAGCAGCTATGGTGGTATCACTTCTCCTTATATGGAAGTACGATTGTTCTTCAAAGTACCGAAAAGAAAATGGGCAAAAGAAAGCAACATTTCTGTGCAAAGATGATGTTTGGAAGACATGTTATAAAGCAATCCATCCTAACTGGCTGCTTGCTTATAGACTAATTGCTTTCTCCATACTTCTGTCTTTACTCACTGCAGATGTAGTTCTCCACGGCGTACGCATACTTTATTTCTATACTCA GTGGACATTCACCTTGGTTACGGTCTACTTTTTG CTAGGATCTTCATTGTCCATCCGTGGCTGTCTCCAACCTTGCAACGGAGGTAGTGGTGCTAGCACTGGTGGTGTTGATACAGAGAGAGGCACTTACATTGCTCCAGTTCCTGAAAATTTAAGCGTACTTATTGAATCCAATGGCTTGAATTCCCATGGAGAGCCACATGATCATTGGGGACTTGCCTTGCAAATAATCTTTCAG ATGACTGCAGGTGCCATTGTGCTTACAGATTGTGTTTTTTGGCTCGTTATATATCCGTTCCTTACTGACAAAAACTACAAATTGCACTTC CTGGCTGTTTGTATGCATTCTGTCAATGCTATTTGCCTTCTAGGTGATGTGTTTCTAAATCGTCTA CAGTTCCCTTTCTTCCGGTTAGCATATTTTGTACTTTGGACATGCGTATTTGTCATTTTCCAGTGGATCCTCCACATGTTTGTCTCGTTGAG GTGGCCGTATCCCTTTCTAGACTTGTCATCTCAATATGCTCCCCTTTG GTACTTTGCTGTTGGTATTCTCCATCTGCCTTGCTATGGAATCTTTGCCATACTGATTAGAACAAAGACTTGTTGTTTATCCAGATTGTTTGTTTCATAG
- the LOC101250307 gene encoding uncharacterized protein isoform X2 produces the protein MVISILYNFPGPMTLILNYQFKPRIFHPFGLISFININTISAHKNGVFLNKFSESSNHTWSPIMTTDTTTLSYWLNWRFLICSILILAAMVVSLLLIWKYDCSSKYRKENGQKKATFLCKDDVWKTCYKAIHPNWLLAYRLIAFSILLSLLTADVVLHGVRILYFYTQWTFTLVTVYFLLGSSLSIRGCLQPCNGGSGASTGGVDTERGTYIAPVPENLSVLIESNGLNSHGEPHDHWGLALQIIFQMTAGAIVLTDCVFWLVIYPFLTDKNYKLHFLAVCMHSVNAICLLGDVFLNRLFPFFRLAYFVLWTCVFVIFQWILHMFVSLRWPYPFLDLSSQYAPLWYFAVGILHLPCYGIFAILIRTKTCCLSRLFVS, from the exons ATGGTGATTTCGATATTGTATAACTTCCCTGGACCCATGACTTTAATTCTCAACTACCAATTTAAACCACGCATATTCCACCCCTTTGGTCTCATATCCTTTATCAATATAAACACAATTTCAGCTCACAAAAATGGCGTTTTCTTGAACAAATTTTCTG AATCTTCAAATCATACTTGGTCACCAATTATGACAACAGATACAACAACTCTGAGTTATTGGCTGAACTGGAGATTCTTAATATGTTCAATATTGATATTAGCAGCTATGGTGGTATCACTTCTCCTTATATGGAAGTACGATTGTTCTTCAAAGTACCGAAAAGAAAATGGGCAAAAGAAAGCAACATTTCTGTGCAAAGATGATGTTTGGAAGACATGTTATAAAGCAATCCATCCTAACTGGCTGCTTGCTTATAGACTAATTGCTTTCTCCATACTTCTGTCTTTACTCACTGCAGATGTAGTTCTCCACGGCGTACGCATACTTTATTTCTATACTCA GTGGACATTCACCTTGGTTACGGTCTACTTTTTG CTAGGATCTTCATTGTCCATCCGTGGCTGTCTCCAACCTTGCAACGGAGGTAGTGGTGCTAGCACTGGTGGTGTTGATACAGAGAGAGGCACTTACATTGCTCCAGTTCCTGAAAATTTAAGCGTACTTATTGAATCCAATGGCTTGAATTCCCATGGAGAGCCACATGATCATTGGGGACTTGCCTTGCAAATAATCTTTCAG ATGACTGCAGGTGCCATTGTGCTTACAGATTGTGTTTTTTGGCTCGTTATATATCCGTTCCTTACTGACAAAAACTACAAATTGCACTTC CTGGCTGTTTGTATGCATTCTGTCAATGCTATTTGCCTTCTAGGTGATGTGTTTCTAAATCGTCTA TTCCCTTTCTTCCGGTTAGCATATTTTGTACTTTGGACATGCGTATTTGTCATTTTCCAGTGGATCCTCCACATGTTTGTCTCGTTGAG GTGGCCGTATCCCTTTCTAGACTTGTCATCTCAATATGCTCCCCTTTG GTACTTTGCTGTTGGTATTCTCCATCTGCCTTGCTATGGAATCTTTGCCATACTGATTAGAACAAAGACTTGTTGTTTATCCAGATTGTTTGTTTCATAG
- the LOC101250307 gene encoding uncharacterized protein isoform X3, translating to MMPFLTESSNHTWSPIMTTDTTTLSYWLNWRFLICSILILAAMVVSLLLIWKYDCSSKYRKENGQKKATFLCKDDVWKTCYKAIHPNWLLAYRLIAFSILLSLLTADVVLHGVRILYFYTQWTFTLVTVYFLLGSSLSIRGCLQPCNGGSGASTGGVDTERGTYIAPVPENLSVLIESNGLNSHGEPHDHWGLALQIIFQMTAGAIVLTDCVFWLVIYPFLTDKNYKLHFLAVCMHSVNAICLLGDVFLNRLQFPFFRLAYFVLWTCVFVIFQWILHMFVSLRWPYPFLDLSSQYAPLWYFAVGILHLPCYGIFAILIRTKTCCLSRLFVS from the exons ATGATGCCCTTTTTAACAGAATCTTCAAATCATACTTGGTCACCAATTATGACAACAGATACAACAACTCTGAGTTATTGGCTGAACTGGAGATTCTTAATATGTTCAATATTGATATTAGCAGCTATGGTGGTATCACTTCTCCTTATATGGAAGTACGATTGTTCTTCAAAGTACCGAAAAGAAAATGGGCAAAAGAAAGCAACATTTCTGTGCAAAGATGATGTTTGGAAGACATGTTATAAAGCAATCCATCCTAACTGGCTGCTTGCTTATAGACTAATTGCTTTCTCCATACTTCTGTCTTTACTCACTGCAGATGTAGTTCTCCACGGCGTACGCATACTTTATTTCTATACTCA GTGGACATTCACCTTGGTTACGGTCTACTTTTTG CTAGGATCTTCATTGTCCATCCGTGGCTGTCTCCAACCTTGCAACGGAGGTAGTGGTGCTAGCACTGGTGGTGTTGATACAGAGAGAGGCACTTACATTGCTCCAGTTCCTGAAAATTTAAGCGTACTTATTGAATCCAATGGCTTGAATTCCCATGGAGAGCCACATGATCATTGGGGACTTGCCTTGCAAATAATCTTTCAG ATGACTGCAGGTGCCATTGTGCTTACAGATTGTGTTTTTTGGCTCGTTATATATCCGTTCCTTACTGACAAAAACTACAAATTGCACTTC CTGGCTGTTTGTATGCATTCTGTCAATGCTATTTGCCTTCTAGGTGATGTGTTTCTAAATCGTCTA CAGTTCCCTTTCTTCCGGTTAGCATATTTTGTACTTTGGACATGCGTATTTGTCATTTTCCAGTGGATCCTCCACATGTTTGTCTCGTTGAG GTGGCCGTATCCCTTTCTAGACTTGTCATCTCAATATGCTCCCCTTTG GTACTTTGCTGTTGGTATTCTCCATCTGCCTTGCTATGGAATCTTTGCCATACTGATTAGAACAAAGACTTGTTGTTTATCCAGATTGTTTGTTTCATAG
- the LOC101250307 gene encoding uncharacterized protein isoform X4 has product MMPFLTESSNHTWSPIMTTDTTTLSYWLNWRFLICSILILAAMVVSLLLIWKYDCSSKYRKENGQKKATFLCKDDVWKTCYKAIHPNWLLAYRLIAFSILLSLLTADVVLHGVRILYFYTQWTFTLVTVYFLLGSSLSIRGCLQPCNGGSGASTGGVDTERGTYIAPVPENLSVLIESNGLNSHGEPHDHWGLALQIIFQMTAGAIVLTDCVFWLVIYPFLTDKNYKLHFLAVCMHSVNAICLLGDVFLNRLFPFFRLAYFVLWTCVFVIFQWILHMFVSLRWPYPFLDLSSQYAPLWYFAVGILHLPCYGIFAILIRTKTCCLSRLFVS; this is encoded by the exons ATGATGCCCTTTTTAACAGAATCTTCAAATCATACTTGGTCACCAATTATGACAACAGATACAACAACTCTGAGTTATTGGCTGAACTGGAGATTCTTAATATGTTCAATATTGATATTAGCAGCTATGGTGGTATCACTTCTCCTTATATGGAAGTACGATTGTTCTTCAAAGTACCGAAAAGAAAATGGGCAAAAGAAAGCAACATTTCTGTGCAAAGATGATGTTTGGAAGACATGTTATAAAGCAATCCATCCTAACTGGCTGCTTGCTTATAGACTAATTGCTTTCTCCATACTTCTGTCTTTACTCACTGCAGATGTAGTTCTCCACGGCGTACGCATACTTTATTTCTATACTCA GTGGACATTCACCTTGGTTACGGTCTACTTTTTG CTAGGATCTTCATTGTCCATCCGTGGCTGTCTCCAACCTTGCAACGGAGGTAGTGGTGCTAGCACTGGTGGTGTTGATACAGAGAGAGGCACTTACATTGCTCCAGTTCCTGAAAATTTAAGCGTACTTATTGAATCCAATGGCTTGAATTCCCATGGAGAGCCACATGATCATTGGGGACTTGCCTTGCAAATAATCTTTCAG ATGACTGCAGGTGCCATTGTGCTTACAGATTGTGTTTTTTGGCTCGTTATATATCCGTTCCTTACTGACAAAAACTACAAATTGCACTTC CTGGCTGTTTGTATGCATTCTGTCAATGCTATTTGCCTTCTAGGTGATGTGTTTCTAAATCGTCTA TTCCCTTTCTTCCGGTTAGCATATTTTGTACTTTGGACATGCGTATTTGTCATTTTCCAGTGGATCCTCCACATGTTTGTCTCGTTGAG GTGGCCGTATCCCTTTCTAGACTTGTCATCTCAATATGCTCCCCTTTG GTACTTTGCTGTTGGTATTCTCCATCTGCCTTGCTATGGAATCTTTGCCATACTGATTAGAACAAAGACTTGTTGTTTATCCAGATTGTTTGTTTCATAG